Proteins encoded together in one Telopea speciosissima isolate NSW1024214 ecotype Mountain lineage chromosome 4, Tspe_v1, whole genome shotgun sequence window:
- the LOC122657648 gene encoding uncharacterized protein LOC122657648 has product MELAVKTLSFNSLISPKTTCQKKIMDIGISRCFPRRASCSLGMTNIVLECFSRASCRFSASASAVSAENVSTAPFEDFSVTTTATSKVTELKIKVDVYGAKTQAIFDDVFSEMVSATQSIPGFQRVKGGKTPNIPNDVLLHILGHSKVYMEVIKKIINSTVADYVEKKGLKVTSDLRVN; this is encoded by the coding sequence ATGGAGTTAGCCGTTAAGACCCTTTCCTTCAATTCCCTAATAAGCCCTAAGACAACAtgtcaaaagaaaataatggacATTGGCATTTCAAGGTGTTTTCCCCGACGAGCCTCTTGCTCTCTTGGAATGACTAATATTGTCCTAGAATGTTTTTCAAGGGCAAGTTGCAGATTTTCTGCCTCTGCTTCTGCTGTATCAGCAGAAAATGTTTCCACTGCTCCTTTTGAAGACTTCTCTGTTACAACCACTGCTACCTCTAAGGTTACAGAGCTAAAGATAAAAGTAGATGTATATGGAGCCAAAACACAAGCTATATTTGACGATGTTTTCTCCGAGATGGTTTCTGCAACACAATCTATTCCTGGCTTCCAAAGAGTAAAAGGAGGAAAAACTCCCAATATTCCCAATGATGTCCTCCTTCACATACTCGGACATTCAAAAGTATACATGGAAGTAATCAAGAAAATAATCAATTCAACTGTTGCTGATTATGTAGAAAAGAAAGGTCTGAAAGTCACAAGTGATTTGAGAGTTAATTAG
- the LOC122659369 gene encoding histidine kinase CKI1-like — MDIMSSFSSIYFHDRELYLATEYGDAPAHSGPVSNKLMKQTGDSISQVYLYAISRERLMGLFRMDFKLALPLLLVMLLSMVISISFILFLTIRAARREILLRAKLIKQMEATQQAERKSMNKSLAFASASHDVRAALATITGLIEFCYEEVHPRSKLKMNLVQINNCVEDLLGILNSILDISKIEAGKMQLVEDEFNLVELLEDVVDVYYNVGIRKDIDVVFDPCDDSVFKFSIVKGDRGKHKQILSNLLSNAVKFTTEGHVSLRAWVKKASLANSILDSNHNSMWRCLSQLVYKNRKAYNDFNVLHPMQQNPNTMEFVFEVNDTGKGIPKEKQSYVFENFVQVKETALGQGGHGLGLGIVQSLVRLMGGEIRIMDKEHCERGTCFRFSVFLTRCGATTVTSTGEENTLQSSHISNDLKQNSGLHIRRQTSKFDSSHVVLLIQSDERRRISQRIIESLGIKVSIVNRWEHLFPTLETIKHRLNLNHLSSSGKSEYGSPINYRSKVLAKDGSDFIPTRHKKLSFRNTSFILLVIDVDTGPFLEMHSVIANFNEELYNTRCKVIWLDKPITGTSHAQGLQEDKLVHYEYVVSKPLHGSRLYQLLRILPEFGGNAKGDLVKPKEELVAQINLDPGPSAGKPYRKSKSQLMQSQHEYYSQEGNDKPLSGKKVLVAEDVEVLRKVAIAILFRLGATVDSCVNGEEALEQVSKALAETNSSTKAADKILPYDLIFMDCEMPIMDGYEATTMIRLEERRYGIHIPIVALTAHATAEEATKIVQSGMDFHLTKPLKVDQLLGLLQNNSL; from the exons ATGGATATCATGAGTTCCTTCTCTAGTATCTACTTTCATGATAGGGAGTTGTACTTGGCCACTGAATATGGGGATGCACCCGCTCATAGTGGACCTGTAAGCAATAAACTTATGAAACAAACTGGAGATTCGATAAGTCAG gTGTATTTATATGCTATTTCTCGTGAGAGATTAATGGGTCTTTTTCGTATGGATTTCAAACTAGCACTTCCCCTTTTGTTAGTGATGCTCCTATCCATGGttatctctatttcttttattttgttcttaacTATAAGAGCAGCAAGACGAGAAATCTTATTACGTGCCAAATTGATAAAGCAAATGGAGGCAACTCAacaagcagaaagaaaaagtaTGAACAAGAGCCTTGCTTTTGCTAGTGCAAGCCATGATGTACGTGCTGCCTTGGCAACCATTACTGGTTTGATTGAATTTTGTTATGAAGAGGTTCATCCTAGATCAAAGTTGAAGATGAACCTGGTGCAAATTAATAATTGTGTAGAGGATCTTTTAG GAATATTAAATTCTATCTTAGATATAAGTAAAATTGAAGCTGGAAAAATGCAACTTGTGGAGGATGAATTTAATTTGGTAGAACTTTTAGAAGATGTGGTAGATGTATACTATAATGTTGGTATAAGGAAAGACATTGATGTGGTTTTTGATCCTTGTGATGACTCCGTTTTCAAGTTCTCTATCGTTAAAGGTGATCGTGGAAAACATAAGCAAATCCTAAGTAACCTACTTAGCAATGCTGTAAAGTTTACAACTGAGGGGCATGTCTCACTTCGGGCTTGGGTAAAGAAAGCAAGCTTAGCAAACTCCATACTTGATTCCAATCATAATAGCATGTGGAGGTGTTTGTCACAGTTGGTTTACAAGAATAGGAAGGCTTATAATGACTTCAATGTTCTTCATCCGATGCAGCAGAATCCAAATACAATGGAATTTGTATTTGAGGTGAATGATACTGGTAAGGGAATTCCGAAGGAGAAGCAGAGCTATGTCTTTGAGAATTTTGTCCAAGTTAAAGAAACAGCACTGGGACAAGGAGGCCATGGACTAGGACTTGGCATTGTTCAGTCATTG GTACGTTTAATGGGTGGTGAAATCCGTATCATGGATAAAGAACATTGTGAAAGAGGCACTTGTTTTAGATTCAGTGTCTTTCTTACTAGATGTGGAGCTACAACTGTTACTAGTACCGGAGAAGAGAATACATTACAAAGTAGTCACATCTCAAATGATTTAAAGCAAAATTCAGGGCTACATATTCGGCGCCAAACTTCTAAGTTTGATAGCTCTCATGTGGTACTCTTAATTCAAAGTGATGAAAGGAGAAGAATCTCTCAAAGGATAATTGAAAGCCTCGGCATAAAAGTGTCCATTGTTAATCGATGGGAACATCTTTTTCCTACCCTTGAGACTATTAAACACAGATTAAACCTCAACCATCTTAGCTCTTCAGGAAAATCTGAGTATGGATCACCTATTAACTACAGATCTAAGGTACTAGCAAAAGATGGAAGTGATTTTATCCCTACTCGACACAAAAAGTTAAGTTTCAGAAATACCAGCTTCATATTACTTGTGATTGATGTTGATACAGGGCCCTTTTTAGAGATGCATTCAGTTATTGCTAATTTTAATGAAGAACTCTATAATACACGTTGTAAGGTTATTTGGTTAGACAAACCAATTACTGGTACCTCTCATGCGCAAGGCCTTCAAGAGGATAAACTAGTTCATTATGAATATGTGGTATCAAAACCACTCCACGGTTCTCGTTTGTATCAATTGCTTAGAATTCTACCAGAATTTGGGGGAAATGCCAAAGGTGATTTAGTGAAACCGAAAGAGGAACTAGTCGCACAGATAAATTTGGATCCTGGTCCATCTGCTGGAAAACCTTATCGCAAATCTAAATCACAACTTATGCAATCCCAACATGAGTATTACTCACAAGAAGGAAATGACAAACCCTTGAGTGGAAAGAAAGTATTGGTTGCTGAAGATGTTGAGGTTTTGCGCAAAGTGGCTATTGCTATTCTTTTTCGTCTTGGTGCAACGGTTGATTCTTGTGTGAATGGGGAAGAGGCATTAGAACAGGTTTCTAAGGCACTAGCTGAAACAAATTCAAGTACAAAGGCAGCTGATAAAATTCTTCCTTATGATTTGATATTCATGGATTGCGAG ATGCCAATAATGGATGGGTATGAAGCAACTACAATGATACGCTTGGAGGAGAGGAGGTATGGTATTCACATCCCCATTGTAGCATTAACAGCCCATGCAACAGCGGAGGAAGCAACTAAGATTGTCCAGTCTGGAATGGATTTTCATTTAACCAAACCACTAAAAGTAGATCAATTGTTGGGTTTACTTCAAAATAACAGTTTGTga